GACTCCAGGCTGCTCTGGGGgcttgtgtgtacatgtgtgatgAGGGAATGTGTTCTGGGGAGGGGGGTTCCTGGGGCTCCAGACCTCAACTggtctgccctcctccccctgtcCTCACTACCAGAGATTGTACATGAGGACTTGAAGATGGGGTCTGATGGGGAAAGTGACCAGGCTTCAGCCACGTCCTCGGATGAGGTGCAGTCGCCAGTGAGGGTGCGCATGCGCAACCATCCCCCACGCAAGATCTCCACTGAGGTGCTTAACCCCCTATCTGGCTGGTGGTGGGGCTAGAAAAGAGGGTTCAACCTGGGGAGGTGGAGCTCATGGCCCTGTTTCTCACCTGTCTTGCCTGCTAGGACATCAACAAGCGCCTGTCACTACCAGCCGACATCCGGCTGCCTGAGGGCTACCTTGAGAAGCTGACCCTCAATAGCCCCATCTTCGACAAGCCCCTcagccgccgcctccgccgcgtCAGCCTAGTGAGCCTCTCCTGTTCTGGTCCTCTTCCCCCCCACCACAgcttctcccccacctccaccccacttcTCTCCCTAGCCAGTCCCCTCCTGTGAGCCTGCTTCAGCCTACCCCTTTACCCCACAGTCTGAGATTGGCTTTGGGAAACTGGAGACCTACATCAAGCTGGACAAGCTGGGCGAGGTGAGAGACAGTCACAGGGCCTGTGGTGGGGATAGGGGTCTGTGAGAACTTCCTGCAGCCTCAAGCTCCTCTCCTATCACTCTTCCCCACACCCTAGGGTACCTATGCCACCGTCTACAAAGGCAAAAGCAAGCTCACAGACAACCTTGTAGCACTCAAGGAGATCAGACTGGAACACGAAGAGGGGGCACCCTGCACCGCCATCCGGGAAGGTACAGACACCCAGGAAGGCTGTCCCAGGCTTCCCGGGCTCTCCCCATGGCACATTAACATGCACGTGTgtgcgcacacatacacacatgccccATAGTGAGAACAGAGACTGGGGCTTTGGGGACTTCCCTCCTGACACTCCAGGCTTCAGGAGAAAGTGCCCATCATgcaaatatttagataataatcaAGATAACCAGGAATCTGTTCCTGTTTGGAGAAGAGGCCAAGGAATTAGAGAGCAGGGTACTTGCCTTGGTTCTGAGAGCACCCGTGAAGATGCTCACCAATTTCCTTGACACAACGATTTCCAGTCATAATATCACATGGAATGAACCTGAATTGCATAGGTATTATGTGTGCAAACTCAGTTTCACACAAAGCTGCAGGCCTCTGTACTGAGGGAAATCagtacagaaataaaaaacaagttgTGAAAATCTAATGTCACATAAAACTGGGGCTGCAGTCCCAGGTTCTTGCTCCACGCTCTtccctgagccttagtttccaCATCTGGAACATAAGGAAACACCTTCTTGGTATTAGGTGGGAAAGAGCCAATGGCTCTCCATCAGCCCAGAGTGCTCAGGGAAACAAGGAAACCCTGGGCTCATCCCTGTCTGGTCCTTGCTCTCACTTCTATCCTGAGGGTGAGGTCCTGACTCTTCCCCATCTCACCCTCATGCTTCCTGCAGTGTCCCTGCTCAAGGACCTCAAACACGCCAACATCGTCACACTACATGACATCATCCACACGGAGAAGTCCCTCACCCTTGTCTTTGAGTACCTGGTAAGGTTGGGTGGCAGTGGGTCCTGGGGGGAAGATGAAATGGCCACTATCTCCTCTTCTTTCCACTATCTCCTCTTCTCTCAGGACAAGGACCTGAAGCAGTACCTGGATGACTGTGGGAACGTCATCAACATGCACAACGTGAAAGTGGGTgtggggcaggaagcaggggcACATGGGGGCCCCCACTCACCCACTCCACCCCACAAAATCCCAGAAACAGACTTTTCCCGTTTGGCTTTTTTTTGCTGGGAGCCCTTGGAGGGCATTGGGACCCTGTCCTCTTTTGTGAGAtaaggctctgagctcagtgtctGTGTTTGGGAGGGGGAACAGTATCTGCTGGGGGTCAGGCTACTGGATACCCTTtgacctctccctgcccttcGTGGGTCCTAGCTGTTCCTGTTCCAGCTGCTCCGTGGCCTGGCCTACTGCCACCGGCAGAAGGTGCTACACCGAGACCTCAAGCCCCAAAACCTGCTTATCAATGAGAGAGGAGAGCTGAAGCTGGCGGATTTCGGTACCCtggcctcccccttcctcccagtGATCCCCCAGCCTTACCCTCTTGTTTTCCCTCTTCCTCATGACCACCTCATCTCAGTTCCTTTCAGCTTTTCTGAACTTTGCTTCAGACGCCCTTAGTCCCCAGCTCTACTGTCCCCCAGACTGCCTGGGACCTCCTCAATTCCAGCTGCCCCTTCTCTCAACCCTTCAGGCCTGGCCCGAGCTAAGTCAATTCCAACGAAGACCTACTCCAACGAGGTGGTGACACTGTGGTACCGGCCCCCCGACATCCTGCTTGGCTCCACAGACTATTCTACCCAGATTGACATGTGGTAAGGACATGTGGAAGTGTGGCAGGAGCCAGTGTGCTGAAGGGGGTGGCTCGTCATGGCAGCCAACCAGCTGACCGCCTCCCCTGTTCACTGTGTTCTCCCTGCTTAGGGGTGTGGGCTGCATCTTCTATGAGATGGCCACGGGCCGGCCCCTCTTCCCAGGCTCCACAGTGGAGGAACAGCTGCACTTCATCTTCCGCATCTTGGGTGAGGATGGTTGAGCCCACTAGGAGCCATGGAGACATTTAGAGGTGCCCTGTGAACACTTAGAGTAATTTTTCTTCCCTGCCAGGAACCCCAACTGAAGAGACGTGGCCAGGCATTCTGTCCAACGAAGAGTTCAAGACATACAACTACCCCAAGTATCGAGCCGAGGCCCTTTTGAGCCATGCACCCCGGTGAGGCtcatggcagggggtggggggggttaaGGGCCAGAATGCCCAAACTCAATTTAAAGCAGGTCCTCTTGTCCTTGCGGTAGACTTGACAGTGATGGGGCTGACCTCCTTACCAAGCTGCTGCAGGTAAGCCCACCCTCCTGGGCCAGCCTTGGGGGTTAGGGGATCCTAGGTGTGGGGAGACAGGGAGCTCCAGGGGgagggtctggggtggggaggaagagaggcctACTTGTTGAAGGTGTCAGTACACCACCAGTGCTGCCACCGCCCCTGCTCCTATCCCTCTTTCCCCTACTCAGTTTGAAGGTCGCAATCGGATCTCCGCGGAGGATGCCATGAAACATCCATTCTTCCTCAGTCTGGGGGAGCGGATCCACAAACTTCCTGACAGTGAGTGGAACTGGTAGGGGGGTGTGGGGAACAAGACATGGGGCAGATTGTGCAGGGCTCTGGCTAGGTCATCTCTGAGGAGGCACACCCTTGTTCACAAGTGTGATGTGTTTATTACAAAAACTATTTAGCTTTCAGTTACTTTTTACCTTTCATGGAAATTTTTAAACCTACATGAAAATAGATGCAACAtcactttccctttttttgtaaatatttttttttataaaatacatattgagggatccctgggtggctcagcagtttagcgcctgcctttggcccagggcgtgatcttggagtcccgggatcgagtcccacatcgggctccctgcgtggagcctgcttctccctctgcctgtgtctctgcctctctttctctgtctctcatgaatttatttctctaaataaaatctttaaaaaaatacatattgagaAATGCACAGGTCATAAGTATACACAGcacaatgaattttcacaaactaaaCACACCCATGTAACTGGCATACAGATCAAGAAATAGGATGTGAGGGCtccaactgagtggctcagttggttaagatctgccttcagctcaggtcatgatcccagggtcctgggatcaagtcccatattgagctccctgctcaatggggagtctgctcctccctctccctctgcccctccttcagcttgtgctctctcctcatTCCTCTCTTGCTCATTTTCACACATGaatttattaaatctttaaaaaaggagagagagaaagaatatgaa
The window above is part of the Vulpes lagopus strain Blue_001 chromosome X, ASM1834538v1, whole genome shotgun sequence genome. Proteins encoded here:
- the CDK16 gene encoding cyclin-dependent kinase 16 isoform X3 — translated: MDRMKKIKRQLSMTLRGGRSTDKTNGAPEQIGLDESGGGGGTDLGEVPTRSVPGEPRSGRGPLSSAPEIVHEDLKMGSDGESDQASATSSDEVQSPVRVRMRNHPPRKISTEDINKRLSLPADIRLPEGYLEKLTLNSPIFDKPLSRRLRRVSLSEIGFGKLETYIKLDKLGEGTYATVYKGKSKLTDNLVALKEIRLEHEEGAPCTAIREVSLLKDLKHANIVTLHDIIHTEKSLTLVFEYLDKDLKQYLDDCGNVINMHNVKLFLFQLLRGLAYCHRQKVLHRDLKPQNLLINERGELKLADFGLARAKSIPTKTYSNEVVTLWYRPPDILLGSTDYSTQIDMWGVGCIFYEMATGRPLFPGSTVEEQLHFIFRILGTPTEETWPGILSNEEFKTYNYPKYRAEALLSHAPRSSCPCGRLDSDGADLLTKLLQFEGRNRISAEDAMKHPFFLSLGERIHKLPDTTSIFALKEIQLQKEASLRSSSMPDSGRPAFRVVDTEF
- the CDK16 gene encoding cyclin-dependent kinase 16 isoform X2 produces the protein MAVAMDRMKKIKRQLSMTLRGGRSTDKTNGAPEQIGLDESGGGGGTDLGEVPTRSVPGEPRSGRGPLSSAPEIVHEDLKMGSDGESDQASATSSDEVQSPVRVRMRNHPPRKISTEDINKRLSLPADIRLPEGYLEKLTLNSPIFDKPLSRRLRRVSLSEIGFGKLETYIKLDKLGEGTYATVYKGKSKLTDNLVALKEIRLEHEEGAPCTAIREVSLLKDLKHANIVTLHDIIHTEKSLTLVFEYLDKDLKQYLDDCGNVINMHNVKLFLFQLLRGLAYCHRQKVLHRDLKPQNLLINERGELKLADFGLARAKSIPTKTYSNEVVTLWYRPPDILLGSTDYSTQIDMWGVGCIFYEMATGRPLFPGSTVEEQLHFIFRILGTPTEETWPGILSNEEFKTYNYPKYRAEALLSHAPRSSCPCGRLDSDGADLLTKLLQFEGRNRISAEDAMKHPFFLSLGERIHKLPDTTSIFALKEIQLQKEASLRSSSMPDSGRPAFRVVDTEF
- the CDK16 gene encoding cyclin-dependent kinase 16 isoform X1; its protein translation is MQSEVAMDRMKKIKRQLSMTLRGGRSTDKTNGAPEQIGLDESGGGGGTDLGEVPTRSVPGEPRSGRGPLSSAPEIVHEDLKMGSDGESDQASATSSDEVQSPVRVRMRNHPPRKISTEDINKRLSLPADIRLPEGYLEKLTLNSPIFDKPLSRRLRRVSLSEIGFGKLETYIKLDKLGEGTYATVYKGKSKLTDNLVALKEIRLEHEEGAPCTAIREVSLLKDLKHANIVTLHDIIHTEKSLTLVFEYLDKDLKQYLDDCGNVINMHNVKLFLFQLLRGLAYCHRQKVLHRDLKPQNLLINERGELKLADFGLARAKSIPTKTYSNEVVTLWYRPPDILLGSTDYSTQIDMWGVGCIFYEMATGRPLFPGSTVEEQLHFIFRILGTPTEETWPGILSNEEFKTYNYPKYRAEALLSHAPRSSCPCGRLDSDGADLLTKLLQFEGRNRISAEDAMKHPFFLSLGERIHKLPDTTSIFALKEIQLQKEASLRSSSMPDSGRPAFRVVDTEF
- the CDK16 gene encoding cyclin-dependent kinase 16 isoform X4 yields the protein MQSEVAMDRMKKIKRQLSMTLRGGRSTDKTNGAPEQIGLDESGGGGGTDLGEVPTRSVPGEPRSGRGPLSSAPEIVHEDLKMGSDGESDQASATSSDEVQSPVRVRMRNHPPRKISTEDINKRLSLPADIRLPEGYLEKLTLNSPIFDKPLSRRLRRVSLSEIGFGKLETYIKLDKLGEGTYATVYKGKSKLTDNLVALKEIRLEHEEGAPCTAIREVSLLKDLKHANIVTLHDIIHTEKSLTLVFEYLDKDLKQYLDDCGNVINMHNVKLFLFQLLRGLAYCHRQKVLHRDLKPQNLLINERGELKLADFGLARAKSIPTKTYSNEVVTLWYRPPDILLGSTDYSTQIDMWGVGCIFYEMATGRPLFPGSTVEEQLHFIFRILGTPTEETWPGILSNEEFKTYNYPKYRAEALLSHAPRLDSDGADLLTKLLQFEGRNRISAEDAMKHPFFLSLGERIHKLPDTTSIFALKEIQLQKEASLRSSSMPDSGRPAFRVVDTEF